Proteins from a genomic interval of Pecten maximus chromosome 13, xPecMax1.1, whole genome shotgun sequence:
- the LOC117340765 gene encoding uncharacterized protein LOC117340765 yields the protein MTDQDGLGQMTDRDELGQRTDRDELGQRTDRDILGQMTDQDGLGQRTDRDGLGQRTDWDGLGQRTDRDGLGQRTDRDILGQMTDQDGLGQRTDRDGLGQRTDRDELGQRTDRDILGQMTDQDGLGQRTDRDGLGQRTDWDGLGQRTDRDGLGQRTDRDILGQMTDQDGLGQRTDRDGLGQRTDEDGLGQRTDWDGLGQRTDRDGLGQRTDRDILGQMTDQDGLGQRTDRDGLGQRTDRDELGQRTDRDILGQMTDQDGLGQRTDRDGLGQRTDWDGLGQRTDRDGLGQRTDRDILGQMTDQDGLGQRTDRDGLGQRTDEDGLGQGTDRDGLGQRTDRDGLGQRTDRDGLGQRTDRDGLGQRTDRDGLGQRTVRDGLGQRTDRDGLGQRTDRDGLGQRTDRDGLGQRTDRDGLGQRIDRDGLGQRTDRDGLGQRIDRGGLEQRTDRDG from the coding sequence ATGACCGACCAGGATGGGTTAGGACAGATGACCGACCGTGATGAGTTAGGACAGAGGACCGACCGTGATGAGTTAGGTCAGAGGACCGACCGGGATATATTAGGACAGATGACCGACCAGGATGGGTTAGGACAGAGGACCGACCGGGATGGGTTAGGACAGAGGACCGACTGGGATGGGTTAGGACAGAGGACTGACCGGGATGGGTTAGGACAGAGGACCGACCGGGATATATTAGGACAGATGACCGACCAGGATGGGTTAGGACAGAGGACTGACCGGGATGGGTTAGGACAGAGGACCGACCGTGATGAGTTAGGACAGAGGACCGACCGGGATATATTAGGACAGATGACCGACCAGGATGGGTTAGGACAGAGGACCGACCGGGATGGGTTAGGACAGAGGACCGACTGGGATGGGTTAGGACAGAGGACCGACCGGGATGGGTTAGGACAGAGGACCGACCGGGATATATTAGGACAGATGACCGACCAGGATGGGTTAGGACAGAGGACCGACCGGGATGGGTTAGGACAGAGGACCGACGAGGATGGATTAGGACAGAGGACCGACTGGGATGGGTTAGGACAGAGGACTGACCGGGATGGGTTAGGACAGAGGACCGACCGGGATATATTAGGACAGATGACCGACCAGGATGGGTTAGGACAGAGGACTGACCGGGATGGGTTAGGACAGAGGACCGACCGTGATGAGTTAGGACAGAGGACCGACCGGGATATATTAGGACAGATGACCGACCAGGATGGGTTAGGACAGAGGACCGACCGGGATGGGTTAGGACAGAGGACCGACTGGGATGGGTTAGGACAGAGGACCGACCGGGATGGGTTAGGACAGAGGACCGACCGGGATATATTAGGACAGATGACCGACCAGGATGGGTTAGGACAGAGGACCGACCGGGATGGGTTAGGACAGAGGACCGACGAGGATGGATTAGGACAGGGGACTGACCGGGATGGGTTAGGACAGAGGACTGACCGGGATGGGTTAGGACAGAGGACCGACCGGGATGGATTAGGACAGAGGACTGACCGGGATGGGTTAGGACAGAGGACTGACCGGGATGGGTTAGGACAGAGGACCGTCCGGGATGGATTAGGACAGAGGACTGACCGGGATGGGTTAGGACAGAGGACTGACCGGGATGGGTTAGGACAGAGGACTGACCGGGATGGGTTAGGACAGAGGACTGACCGGGATGGGTTAGGACAGAGGATCGACCGGGATGGGTTAGGACAGAGGACCGACCGGGATGGGTTAGGACAGAGGATCGACCGGGGTGGGTTAGAACAGAGGACCGACCGGGATGGGTAA